The DNA region CTGAGTGGAACCAGCTGGATTTTTCCACGTGTCTAAACGTGATTGGTAGTGATCCGTACTCATCATTATGATCAGAGACATGTCGTACTGGTGGCCACTCAGTATGTCACAGTGTCACACAGTGCCCAGCTTTGTCCAGCTTACCCGACTAGTACTCCCACAAGTGAAGTGGGCTTTGGTAAACCTAAcggctaaattttaaatttttttttttttttttttaaattttggggttttattttgtttttgtccaTTTCTAGGAATTTGAAACCGACGTGGCTGGTGACATGGCTGAAACTGTGCAAGACGTGGCTACATTGTATGAAGAGGTGCTTGTTAGAGAAGCCAATACAAATTTGGCTATAAAATGCCACTTCTCTTGTGAGTGACTCCACACTCCACATAAGAGTAGTTCAGTGTAGGACAAGCTTGACTAGCTCACTgctctctctcaaaactctcaTGGCTGTTTCAGTGTCTGTGTTCTTGAGTTTCTTTCTGGGTCTTGTTTTGGTCGGTTTGGTTAGCTCATCTAAGTTTGATCAGCTCTTTCAGCCAAGCTGGGCCAATGATCATTTTGTCTATGAAGGAGAGCTTCTTAAGCTCAAGCTAGACAACTATTCTggtaaaaatgttattttgattcttaaagacTCAAACTTTTAAATAATCTTTCTGTGAACAATcttttgggtttgtgttgtaTTCTATTGAATCTCTCTTTTCGCATTTGTCTTTCATCTTTCTTGAATCCTCTGTTTGTATTTTCTCCTTTGCTCCTCGCTGGTCGTGTATAAAGTTGGTTGACGAACTAGTTCATTAAGCTTTGATAGTTCATCTATAATTATTATCATTAGtaggcttttatttttgtgttaagCACTAATGTTATTATCATGTCATTGTTTTCCTTGATGCTCTGTTGCTTTTGATAACATactgagagagagtgagagattttCATTTGTCAACATAggctttttttaatctttgtgtaaGGAATAAGGTTCTTACAGTGTCATTGTTTAACATGATACTATGTTGCACCTGATTATACTAAGAGAGACTAATGAAATTTCGGGTGCGAAATTTCAGGGGCTGGATTTTCATCAAAGAGCAGGTATTTGTTTGGGAAAGTGACCATACAGATAAAGCTTGTTGAGGGTGACTCTGCTGGAACTGTTACCGCTTTCTATGTAAGCAATAATATATGTGCTTTCTTACAAAATGTACATTTCTGCCATGTACAACAATATTCGTATTGTATATTTGCTCATAGACATTGGTGTAACTATTGGTACTGCATGAACAGCCATTGAATAAGTTGACATTTGACAGAAAATTCACTCAACGCATTGAACTTTGTCCCAGATTTGGACAATTTGATCTTGAGATTACTTGATCCTTGAATAGGCTAGTACTCGGCTAAAATATAATTGCTTTTTTGTGTGTAATAATAACGTACTCCTTTCCCAATCGTTAGTTTTAGTAAATCTGCATTTATAATCCCCGTCCCAATCAAAAATCCCCATGAACCAATAGATACTTTAGAACACAATCCCTCATTATTGGCTTTAATGTAATATTCTTAGTGAGTCATAAAACAGTTTAATAGTGATTTGTTGACCTTGTGTAAGTATAATTGTACTATCTGTCTGTGTGAGAATGACATTTGATAATCAATTCCCTTTACTATTATGTgcgtgatgatgatgatatttcTTGCGGGGtccatattaaaattttattgctttGTTACAGATGTCATCGGACGGTCCAAATCacaatgaatttgattttgagtttttgggaAACACTACTGGTGAACCTTACACTATCCAAACCAATATTTATGTGAACGGTGTCGGTAACAGAGAGCAAAGATTGAACCTTTGGTTTGACCCAACCAAGGAATTCCACTCCTACTCCCTCTTCTGGAACCAGCGCCACGTACTGTAAGGACCCCACCTATCTTTTCACGCCATATTTGTGACTATAAATTACGTGTTATACAGTAGTACATGTGAGAtgtgtgttatttattttggtcatCGTATTGTGACGTATGTGTTTCTTTGGATGTGATTATAAGGGTGTTTTAGTTGTGAAGCACTGCACAAAGCGAAGAATTGCTGTGCGTTGTTAATCAGTGGTGTGTGCGGCTGTGAGAGCATGGGGACAATGTCCTTTTCACTGGCTTAATTATTAAAAGTTGCAAGTGAAAAAAAcgtaattaaaaataaagaaaagaaccGAAAAAACCTAAGTAGAAAGTGTGGAATTTAGCATGATGTGTTCCCTAGGTCCACGTACTCGATTTACAGAGATAAAGACAGATGCCTATTCTATTTTGCTTTTGGCATTGGCTTTGGCAGGTAGCCTAATACTAGTACACACATACAGTGTGCATGTGTTTTCTGACCGTAGTTAATCATTCTCAGCGgtcattttttacttatttttaaccCACAGTTATTTTCTCATATTGCTTAGGTGAATAATAACCAATTAAATAAGTTAAAACAAGggtaaaatctttttttttttttttcaccaagtgaatgaattttaattgtcattatataatttaatgttATATTTATTGCATTATCGCAACCAAGAATTCTTTCTTAGTACTTAAAATACTACCATGTTTTGGTGTTCAGGTTTCTTGTGGATGACACACCAATAAGAGTTCATCCAAACATGGAAAACAAAGGGATAGCATTCCCTAAGGACCAGCCCATGGGTGTGTACAGCTCAATTTGGAACGCAGATGACTGGGCCACCCAAGGTGGTAGGGTCAAGACGGACTGGTCCCATGCACCCTTTATTGCCACCTACACGGGTTTTGAAATTGATGCTTGTGAGATCGCAGCGTCGGCGGCTGCAACCGAAAGTGCCAAGAAGTGTAGCAGCAGTGGGGTAAAGAGGTATTGGTGGGACGAGCCCACATTGGCCGAGCTCAATGTGCACCAGAGCCACCAGCTGAAGTGGGTTAAGGCCAAACACATGGTCTATGACTATTGCACTGACACGGCTAGGTTCCCAGTCATGCCTCTTGAATGTGTGCACCATCGCCACTAAGTCTGTATTTGGCCAGTGAATCATTGGaaacattgtaaaaaaaaaaatggccggGTTGTTGAGGGATCAAATCAAAAGTCATAAATATGTATTGGGTATGGGTACGTTGTAAAAATGGATGGAATAGGAGGGGTGGGGGACTATGCATGGGAGATGTAATCAAATGTCATAAAACATGTGCTTCATGTTTGTTCCTTAATTTTGTTCATGAATTTTCTGGTTGTATGTTTGTACGATATTTCAAAGTTTTAAtgtgattttaaattttctgtTGTATCATTTGACCTGACCTAATAATTTGCTGCTACGTATTGTGGGGTTAccaagccaatttttttttgactctTGTACAATAATCGATCTTATGGAACGTACATAGTAGGGTGGTAGCGTAATATATACTCACGGGTATTGAGTGAGTGGTCCTAAAAGCTGTTACTGAGGGAGGACTAGAGAGGACCGTTTTTGTGAGGTAATTTCTCGGTATACATTGGTCCCTACAATGCAATttcctatctctctctcacacgtTAACGCCTTATAGCCTGTGCTCTCAAGGCTTTGGAATCATCCTGTGGGCTCTTGCTATACCACAATTAACACATACATGCCCAGCAATATTCGGCAACCTACAGAATTAGAATGCACAAGTTTAATTCCTATGATAATGCTCTTAATTTTCagtgaagaatttgaatttccaTGGATCTGTAGTCTGTCTCGGTGCTTAAATTAACAAAGAAACCTTTCATTCACAAGCCCACATGTATTAAGATTTcatattcttaaagagtttaaTACGAACTCCATAGGAATAGGATTTGGTTTCTATTGCTTGATCTTTGTATTTTTCATGATCCTTCATGAATACCCAAGTCAAGTCCTATTCCCCTGTAATCCTGAGACAGGAGAGAAGTGGAGCCAAAATTCATTGTCAGTTTgctaaattgttttatttaaaataattcgAGATGTTGCTATTCGTTCTCGCTTCTCAACAAACATGTGGAAGTTGTGTGCAATAGTTAATACTTAGCATTATTGACTAGCTTGTATGGTTGAGTAAAATTATCACAATTAATTATCTGATATATATGTGGACCTCTTATGGACCATACAGGTTCCTTTCTAAGTCCAGTTTTTTTGAGTAGTGCTACTTTCCTCTCACTCCCCTCTGCTTTGTAGGGTGTGACCAATGCTTTTTGGTGTCAATAATTCAAAGCACATAATCCCACGATAGAGGAGGGTTAGAATATAAGTGATGATGcttccctcaaaaaaaagaaaaaaagaaatgatgcTTTATCTATTCCAAGGGATGCCTCTGGGCCATCTTAATGATGGAcatcatttgtttttttaaaagcatcAAATGAAGAGGGCCCTCTTTGATATAATAGGTGGTAGAATTTTGAAGTGTATTCACACAACAACTCTAGACGGAcaacaattttcataaaatatttcacattATCTATAAGTCTAGCTGTTACtgataattaataaaaataattttatataaaaatcaataataacttgtcaatttatttattgtgaaaaatattatgaaaattgttaGGCGGTAGAAAGTGAACTTAACATGCAGAAGGAAGTCTACTAAACAATACATACACTCTACACCTGCAAGATTACTGAAAACCACCAATTGCATGAGAGGGGGTTTTAAATTCAAATCGTGCAGTTGTGATACATACCCTCATTATATAAAACAGTGAATGACTGAAAGATATATGACCCCATTTTTTGAAAGCTTCAGAATGGCTTTACAGTAGAGCCATATGctagaaaaaaaggaaaacatcaCTTTAATTATACGTTATGGGATTGGGAACAGAAAATTAAACACAACAAGACAGGTTAGGCACACTTTTATAGCTGAAAGACCTTTGGAGAATAAttccaaaaacaagtgaagcaTCAACATCCAAATAAGCATCAAGAGCATGATGATATGAAATTTGTGGTGCATGGTATGACTCAAGAGGCTTTGTATGGGACTCACACATGAAGGTGGGGGACagccaattgttgaataaactAAAAAGAGCCATACAAAATTTGAATGATTGAAGTAGAAGAGTACAGAATGTTACCTGTACAGGTTCGGCCAATTCTCCACATATATAGAAGAATCATGTTTAGAAAACCAATCATATATATGCTATACATAGCACACCGTGCCtaacataataaattaataacataaaaattcCCGAGTTTGGTTACTTGTTTGCCTCTGTACAAAAACTACAAAATCCTAGGATCCTCTATGTACACACCTCTATTAATACCGTGTTTCGGCATACAATTTACACATTCGGTTCCTAATGATGACCATTGCAAATCACCTTTGAGCAACCCCCAAAACTCCAATTTTACTTGCTATCACTGTTAAAATCCCCTACGAGTTGCTATTCTGGTCTaactttgaattatttatttaatccTTTTAATTTGAGTGTTTGATCCTGTTCGGGTAGAAAAGTCCTAACGAAGAAATCCCCAAGATCTCTTGGGTAACCGCAatcaaaatcaatcaattaaATCTCAATTTCTGttgttcaatgtttttttttttttttggtgagaatgaCTGTTGTTGAATGTTGGTAAatgtttatttctttatttgataGTTTGATAATTACATTGAGAAGAGGgatttaaagtttaaaaccCGTATGTCTCATTTGGAAACAGCAGGAGGTGTTAATCCTCTAAGCTACAagattattattgttgtttttttagaaGACTATTGTTTGGTAAGTTAATTCTtcctttgtttaatttttaatttttcttaatttctaaTGGGCATGTAgattttacaaatatttaagttttttttttcccaagttcTTTTCCAAGTATCTATGATTAGTTGACAACTTGTATAtgtgtttttataaattataaccttagattaaaatacattaaattGAATTTACTGGAATTCTGGGCTTGGAATAGCCTTTCATTAGGGACGAAAGGCACACACCGTTGGCTTGCCTGTGTATGCTATTTTAATCTGATGAAACGCATCGTTTTTATAGGATTCATTCAGAAGAGTGTTTGGACTTGGAAGAACAGCATTAAGGGCAGACGTTGTTggctttctttattattaatttatttcctttgcGTTACTAATATGTTTACttcaattttacaattttctgtTGTTTGTGTATATTTTACTACTTTCAAAAGTATGTATAAGCTAGAGAATTCCCAATTAATTTTATTAGactttttaattgaaaatggTTAAAGCAATAAAGTGAAGTATGATTTTCAAGTGGAGCGAGGATGAGTATCTAGTACATTTCCATCTTCATGACCTAACTCCAAATCTAAATTTTGGTTAGTACTTCGCCTATGGTATCAAAAGTTGATTCTTAGACTGTTAAACAAAGTGGCTTCTCTAATTTCTCCATTCTAGTCTATAAGGCTTGTAACATATTCCCAAGTTCatgttatgtgtgtgtgtgtttctcaacccaaaaaaaaaaaaaaaaaaattcacaattaagattttatttcttgtatctaacaatatatatgttgCTAAATGATATAACACTAGATACacttttagatttataatatttaatctaaACCTTGAAGTTGATTCTTttcaaatggagaggatccTAGGTATTATTGAAAATGTGATGCCCTAGATTATGTGAATTAGATTAGAAAAGTGTGGTTGTTTGGGATTGTGCCGAGTCTCAAATTGAGTATTTGAAAGATCAAATTGGGCTATATAAGAGATTTCAAGGAATCCTAATGAACTTGAGTATCCCTTTTAAGGTATAATATAGATGTGGTTAGCGCTTCCTAAGATTTGTGACAAAATGGCGACATAGCCAACTTAGTATTGTTATATATATGGCTTAAGGGCACTACAACATAAGATGGTCCCTAACAAGGACTTTAAGAATTTAAGTGAGAGGAAATTATAATATCCCAGATTATGTAATTTGGATTAGATAAGTAGGTGTGTGTTGAGCCTCACATTGACTATTTAGTAAGTGCGTGTTTGTTTCAactttttcaacccaaaaagcCTATTTTGAAAAAAGCAAATACAAAAGTCCATTTGGTCAAGtataaaacgcaactttttggaaaaagttgcaTTTTGGGTTTGTAAAGAGAACACGCAAGAGTTGCGTTTTGGAAAAAGGAGCTCAGAGCTCCTTTTTGGAAAAAGCTTGTGCGCATTGAATCAACTATCCGTTGGACTCTGGGCAATTACCAAATTACTCTTCAAACTGGGCTTCACGCCAATCCTCattcctctcatctctctctgCTCTGCCCTCTGCCCTCTCAataacaaatttccaaatccaaacacaaaaaaacttataacaaattcccaaattagctaaggaaaaaaaaaaatcaatcccttgcaaattaagattcctcaaaatgcaaaacaaaaaaaaaagcaaaatatagCAAAATCTTTCTAATGGAGTTTGTACCCATCTTGCGGTGGATGGATTATGGAGGTTTGgagaagaagttgaagagtctGTCCAAGAGGACGGATGAGTTCTTGCAAGCACTTTCCAATCTGATCTGATCCTGTTTGCTCTACGTTTTGCTCTTCTCTGATCCAATCTTCCCGCTCTGAATCATCCCATTTGTGAGTGGTTgaatttagagaaaaagaaaagaatcaagaAGATGAGGGTGAAGAAGTGCATGAGTATTACAGACAAAGTGCTAAGAGAAAAgggggggggaaaaaaaaagagagagaggaagaaggagAGCTCTGGAACGTTTTGAGTTTGGAGGAAGTGGTAGgcaaaaaaagaggaaagaaggaaaaaaaaaaaagaaaaaaaagaaaagaaaagagtaagtgtatgtgtgtggaggagaaaaaaagaggggaaaaaaagaaaagaaatgcggtacgtgtgtggaggataaaaaagaggaaaaaaaggaagaaaatgttatcacaatattttcacaatatattttAAGTGGTAGggtattattagctaatattggtgagaaaaaaataatttttttagaaagagaaaaataataattttgatagtacgttcaaattcaaatcagtatcaatttttatcacaatatttttacaataccttcacaataaatcttaagtgataagttattattagctaatattgatgagataaaaataatttttttagaaagagaaaaaaaataattgtaatagtacgttcaaattaaaattagtataaattatcacaatattttcacaataaatgttaaatggtaggttattattagctaatattggtgagaaaaaaaataatttcacaatattgatttaagtatgaaataaactcctttatatatattttgtcatttttggtaatttaccacTTAAACCACCACTTTTATAAGTGTTAGCCAAACActtagttttttcaaaaaacactttttaacagtttttaccaaacactcagttttttcaaaaaacatttttttatactgcactttttgaaaactccattttttttaaaaagcctagtttcaaaaagcttaaccaaactcaccctaagtCAAACTAAGGTACATAACTAATTAAGAGGAGCCTCAATTGTAATTTAATTACTCTTTTTTAGTTATAGTGCAAATGTGGCTAGCTTCTTCGGGTCATGATAGAAAATCATTACAATCACTAGTTTACATTTGTTATCTTTAAAAATGCAATACTTTGTAGTGCCTAAAACTCTCCTAACTCCGGTTTAAACAGCTTGATAGGAGATTTGAAGCATTACAGGTATATGGGTTTCGCAACAACTAGAAATGGAAGATTTATATAGACAaagttatttaatatatatcacAAATGTACCTTACAAACTCTTAGGTTGTGTTTGAATGGCAAcatttgggtttggatttggatttgaaatccaTTGATTTAAAATGTCTTGATTTGAAATGccttgatttttaaattttttgtttggatctttttaaataatgaagGATTTGATATTCatcatttgaaatttcattatttggatacctaaatttgaatttggatttaagatcaataaaatatattttttaattattaattttctaaatCATTCTacgttttaattttaaatacataagggttgtgtttggttggcaacatttggatttggatttgaaatccaTTGATTTAAAATGCCTTGATTTGAAAtcctttgattttaaaattccTTGTTTGGGTCTTTTTAAACAAAGAAGGATTTGAAAATCatcatttcaaatttcattgtttggatacctaaatttggatttggatttggatttggatttaagatcaataaaacatatttttttaattattattttttatatcagcTAGAGAGAAAACCCATATGCATGGactttttaattcaaaatctcaaactaaaaaattattctaaagtTCATAACAACTAAATAATTAACACAACTAAAGGTAAGCAGCCCAGCGATGATGTTGTCAGTTATAAATAATCACACCATACagtaaaacaaaaagaaaatgttagtgGGAAATTTGGAAATGCATTTGTATTGACTTCTTTAGTAACTCCATAGTCATTCAATTAATCTTGACATCCAAAATCCCTTTCAATCACAAACATGAAATCACTCCAGCAACCAACAACAAATCCATAAACGAAACTTCCtctttatgaaaaaatgagaaaagaaaattagaaaaaagaattgaactGAAGGGGTAAAGCACCACCATGaactatttataatttaattttttgttcactatttttatgaatgaaggtGGAACAGAAAATGGATGGAAAAACTAGACAAGAAGCTACTCCTACTTACTATACTTCTAACTAGCATGCCTTGCCAATGGAAACTGTTTCTGCATAATATTACAAAGTTTTGCAACCCGGATCGGACTGTACGGTCCTACCGGGAACCTCAAACTGTTCATTTTTGCGGTTCTTTTAGCCTCAAGAACTGCTCTATGGGAAAAAAGTAGGGACCCGTGCGAACTGCAATTGGACCTCACGGTTCTGAGAATCGTGATCAGACCGCTTCTCATGGTTCCCTACTTCCCATTGAATCtgaacctttaaaaaaatgcagataaggagaaaaggaagaagacgaCGACGAAGCAAGGGTGGTGCCAtgaacttcttcttcttcttcttcttttttttttttttttttcttcttcttctctgtccATCTCCCTCTCTTTTTGCTGAACTTTGTTATGTATGTGGTTTGGTTTCTCACTCTCTTTGTATTTGTTATGACTACACTGACACTAGCTGCCTAGCATTGGAAATATTGAAATCTTCCTAAGCTCTCCACGTGTCTACGGTACACTGCTGCCTAGCATTGGAGATATTGAAAGcttttaaatgttgaataaaagatGAGCTCTCCACGGCAAAACCAGGAGACATAAATTTTTCTTGGACAACAAAAAGCTGATGTAACCTTACCTGGCGTGTCAATTGATGGAGACAGAAGCTCTTTGGAAGAtgcaattaaaattcaaaataaaaaaagcaaaggAGACTTTGCAAGGCAAGAAAGGGTGGGCTGAGCAAAACAAAGAGCAACAAGGTGATAAGAacaatgaaaacacaaaatggGCCTAATAAAGCAATGTGCTCTAACATAGAAGGGGAAAAGGCCCAAACAAAGATGGGTAAAGGGAAGAAATTGGCAAGATatactttatttatatttgcttGGTTTTGACATTTCTTATTTGTCTTGTAaaagttatgatataaaaaatatttgaaagataGATCTCCATATTAAATTagactattttagttaattttctctttttattaatttaatgtttttatttatatttaaaataattattaaattaattatgacgtcatcacggttcgacctcaaaaaccttgaatctCTTcattttacggttcaatgaacagTTCGGGTCTGAAAACCTTGTAATATTACAACTACCTCAAGTAAAACAAACTATGAAACCCACCtttacaaaaccaaataaatagtgcttaaaaatatatagtaattaaATTCCACCAATACATTTACTGTCCATTACAAAAGGTTACACTAATTGTCTAATTGATCAACCATATAACGTAACGTTCCATaaacaacttttattatttctaattttttagaataCAAAAGAGAATAGACTAAATCTTTGTTAAAATGTGTGATGAACatatttaagagaaaaaagttATAAGGGATCATAACTTAACGTAAGCATCACACACATGGTGATAATCCGCTGTGACAACAACCGTTTTCTTTGCTTCGTCCCAAACAAGcttgctttgattttttatgtCAGTAATCATAGCAAAACATTGCTTCCACGCCTTTAGTCTATTCTTAACACTGTCCTTTGTCAAATTGAGAATCAATTGAGCATTTATGTACTCCACAACAGCTTGGTATGCCACCTCTTTTAAGTACCCATCCTTCCTATTTCCTTGAGCTAATTGATCATATAAAATACTTGCTAATGCTTTGTCCATTCCCGTATTCTATTGAATATATTGTCTTGAATgtgattgagattgagattgagattgaggttGTGATCCAGATAGGGATTGCGGTTGCTTATCTTTTTTTCTCGTTTCtattatgttttcaaatatGGTATTTGGTAATTGGACCTTGGTATCAAATCTGTCAACATCCTAAAAAATGTTAGATTAGcaacaaaaagggaaaaaaaaatagtattccCATTTCTATTTACTAAACATACTTCAATATAAAGTCCGTAGAAATAGTTATTGCCATGAAGAGTTTAGGAAACTAACCAACACAGTATCAAGAAGTCCCATCCAATAGAATACACTTCCAATCTTCTTTATCCCATGAAGAACCTCTGCTTtgagctttgttttttttacccCAATTAAGATGTTCTTTCACAAGCCTCATACAACTTATGCATGAGCAATAAATTCACAAACTAGGAAAGGTTAATtgaaacaacaaacaaaattttcatttatgggGTTGTGGTACTTATGGGATGGctaaatagaaacaaaattcATTTCCATTTCAAAGAGCCTAACTCGCAACTACATAAGGAGTGTATTTTGAAGGCTTTAgagtttcattttctttccttcCCAAAAACTTCTTCATGGCCTTAAGCAGCAATTTTGAATTATGGGATGTGATTAAGGAAGTTAGTTCTAAGATGTCTGAGAAATTTAATGGAAGTTTTTGGTCAAATGAATAAGGCATTAAGAAATGCATAATGTACATTATTGTATTTTGGGGGAACATTGCCTACAACttgtatctgttttttttttttcatgaatgtAAGCAATTGAGAAGTGTAAATACACCTTTAgtcatcatttatttatttatttccttagGGAAATATAAGATCAAGGTGTAAGCTTTCCCATTCTCACTTGTGTCTAGGAGATGTAGGGAATAGGATTTTCTACGGGGAGAAAGTTTACCCGTATTTCAGGAAACTATTCCTTAATCTAGTGATAAATTGCTTGTGTGTACCTTAGACATCTTCATCCAAATAAATTTTGCAGGTTGAAAATATTTGGGGTTAGAAAAATGTAGAGAACTAGTTTTGgccaaaaagaaaatgttaatggGAAATTTGAAAATGCATTTGTGTTGACTTCTTTAGTGATGCACTTCTACCCCAGCAAGCTTCGCTCTTATTGGATTTATAAGGATAGGTATCGGTGCCACAATTGACAAGCTTACAAATCCGTCACTGGCTGCAAAAGTTCAAGTGTATGATTATGAGATTGGTGTCATCTAATCTAATGTACCCTGCCTTCTCACCTACCACTACATGATGGTTTTACCAAAGCACCATCTCAGTTGAACAGCGTCattgaaaaaattcaacaaataaTTGCAAGAACTATTTAAACACGCACAATGagtcttgaaaaaaataaaccaaaagtttTTATCTCACAAGAAACAAAGGCAATTCTATTTTAGTTAAACCATGAGTCTGCCCTCAATTTAAATAATCCCAAGCTTTTTGGTTctcaaataattaaagaaatttttttagttgaacAACCTCACTGAAAATACGGATAACTAATCCAAAAGAAACATGGGCAATtctattaagaaaaaattataacaagaaCCACTGTACTAATCACGTCATTATTCTGTTCTCGATGAAAATTAATTCAAGTTGATCACTGATTTATTTGgataacataaaatatattacaGTATAGTCATATAACATTTCACAAGCTCTATTTATGTACATTTACAGTTCATAGAAGCATTATATCAAACACATAATTTGCATTACAAACCCACAAACGAAAATAGAGatagaaaataaagacaaatccaaaacaaatcaTTGAAAATACTATGAAACAAAatgcacaaacaaatcaaacgAAT from Castanea sativa cultivar Marrone di Chiusa Pesio chromosome 6, ASM4071231v1 includes:
- the LOC142640931 gene encoding xyloglucan endotransglucosylase protein 6; amino-acid sequence: MAVSVSVFLSFFLGLVLVGLVSSSKFDQLFQPSWANDHFVYEGELLKLKLDNYSGAGFSSKSRYLFGKVTIQIKLVEGDSAGTVTAFYMSSDGPNHNEFDFEFLGNTTGEPYTIQTNIYVNGVGNREQRLNLWFDPTKEFHSYSLFWNQRHVLFLVDDTPIRVHPNMENKGIAFPKDQPMGVYSSIWNADDWATQGGRVKTDWSHAPFIATYTGFEIDACEIAASAAATESAKKCSSSGVKRYWWDEPTLAELNVHQSHQLKWVKAKHMVYDYCTDTARFPVMPLECVHHRH